A single region of the Brachypodium distachyon strain Bd21 chromosome 3, Brachypodium_distachyon_v3.0, whole genome shotgun sequence genome encodes:
- the LOC100841348 gene encoding uncharacterized protein LOC100841348 isoform X1: MGSLCCVAARPHGTSTASREWSSVGRSDPLWRTTTGYSPPLSRRWEYRINSEGLSYGNHVDSGVAANYGSSLSSNSKDASRSWERSEVQPDHRYSTSESAISYFNSPDVSFQNHHIMLPMLQDSSIDEYMRVVYAVSVAEPIGALLLSEGMPGQQNSGGSTSSRSDGSEYDIIPKSYPSTPRNFPSRRSFLSKPIHPLSFPEHALEGQETCSPVASTNSNNPLRSEFKGIGERSSPGLMDYASGSHEESADWSAPSSMDLTDFTEQHVAERIAALHPINIMDKTRCDLCERLLSKRSPWGSRRIVRTGDLPIAGVLPCCHVYHAECLERSTPKGQKHDPPCPVCDKLAGKDTEQWSICRLKNGFPRLRSLGEGPSRVWSCAQAGDCVAAAVQIPRPSGIALLGRSGHRRHGPSKGESGKDCTET; this comes from the exons ATGGGCTCACTGTGCTGCGTGGCGGCAAGGCCCCATGGGACTAGCACCGCCAGCCGAGAGTGGTCTTCCGTTGGCCGGAGTGATCCCCTCTGGCGTACCACCACTGGCTACTCGCCCCCACTGTCAAGAAGATGGGAGTACCGAATCAATTCTGAGGGATTGTCATATGGAAACCATGTTGACAGTGGGGTTGCTGCCAATTATGGCTCATCGCTCTCCTCAAATAGTAAAGATGCTAGCAGAAGCTGGGAGAGGAGTGAGGTTCAACCAGATCATCGTTATTCTACCTCAGAGAGTGCCATTTCATATTTCAACAGTCCAGATGTTAGCTTCCAGAACCACCATATTATGCTGCCAATGTTGCAAGATTCCAGCATTGATGAATACATGAGAG TTGTCTATGCAGTTTCAGTGGCTGAGCCGATAGGTGCACTGTTATTGTCGGAG GGTATGCCAGGACAGCAGAACAGTGGTGGTTCCACCTCCTCTCGCTCTGATGGAAGCGAATATGATATTATACCAAAATCATACCCCTCTACGCCACGGAACTTCCCAAGTCGTCGGTCATTCCTGTCAAAGCCAATTCATCCTCTCTCATTTCCGGAACATGCCCTGGAAGGGCAAGAAACTTGTAGTCCTGTTGCCAGTACAAACTCGAACAATCCTCTGCGCTCAGAGTTCAAGGGAATTGGAGAGCGGAGCTCTCCAGGTCTCATGGATTATGCCAGTGGCAGTCATGAGGAATCAGCAGATTGGAGTGCTCCAAGTAGCATGGATCTTACTGATTTCACAGAACAACATGTAGCTGAACGTATTGCAGCATTGCATCCCATTAATATAATGGACAAAACAAGGTGTGACCTTTGCGAGAGGCTTTTGTCCAAGAGATCACCTTGGGGTTCTCGTCGAATTGTCCGCACAGGAGATCTTCCAATTGCTGGTGTGCTTCCATGCTGCCACGTCTATCATGCTGAGTGCTTGGAACGGAGCACCCCGAAAGGGCAGAAGCATGACCCTCCTTGCCCCGTGTGCGATAAGTTGGCTGGTAAAGATACTGAGCAGTGGTCCATTTGCAGGTTAAAAAACGGATTCCCGAGATTAAGATCGCTAGGGGAAGGGCCTTCCCGAGTCTGGAGCTGTGCCCAGGCTGGAGACTGCGTTGCTGCGGCTGTCCAGATACCAAGACCAAGTGGCATTGCATTGTTGGGTCGGAGTGGTCACAGGAGGCATGGCCCTTCAAAGGGAGAATCTGGTAAAGACTGCACTGAGACATGA
- the LOC100841348 gene encoding uncharacterized protein LOC100841348 isoform X2, which yields MGSLCCVAARPHGTSTASREWSSVGRSDPLWRTTTGYSPPLSRRWEYRINSEGLSYGNHVDSGVAANYGSSLSSNSKDASRSWERSEVQPDHRYSTSESAISYFNSPDVSFQNHHIMLPMLQDSSIDEYMRVSVAEPIGALLLSEGMPGQQNSGGSTSSRSDGSEYDIIPKSYPSTPRNFPSRRSFLSKPIHPLSFPEHALEGQETCSPVASTNSNNPLRSEFKGIGERSSPGLMDYASGSHEESADWSAPSSMDLTDFTEQHVAERIAALHPINIMDKTRCDLCERLLSKRSPWGSRRIVRTGDLPIAGVLPCCHVYHAECLERSTPKGQKHDPPCPVCDKLAGKDTEQWSICRLKNGFPRLRSLGEGPSRVWSCAQAGDCVAAAVQIPRPSGIALLGRSGHRRHGPSKGESGKDCTET from the exons ATGGGCTCACTGTGCTGCGTGGCGGCAAGGCCCCATGGGACTAGCACCGCCAGCCGAGAGTGGTCTTCCGTTGGCCGGAGTGATCCCCTCTGGCGTACCACCACTGGCTACTCGCCCCCACTGTCAAGAAGATGGGAGTACCGAATCAATTCTGAGGGATTGTCATATGGAAACCATGTTGACAGTGGGGTTGCTGCCAATTATGGCTCATCGCTCTCCTCAAATAGTAAAGATGCTAGCAGAAGCTGGGAGAGGAGTGAGGTTCAACCAGATCATCGTTATTCTACCTCAGAGAGTGCCATTTCATATTTCAACAGTCCAGATGTTAGCTTCCAGAACCACCATATTATGCTGCCAATGTTGCAAGATTCCAGCATTGATGAATACATGAGAG TTTCAGTGGCTGAGCCGATAGGTGCACTGTTATTGTCGGAG GGTATGCCAGGACAGCAGAACAGTGGTGGTTCCACCTCCTCTCGCTCTGATGGAAGCGAATATGATATTATACCAAAATCATACCCCTCTACGCCACGGAACTTCCCAAGTCGTCGGTCATTCCTGTCAAAGCCAATTCATCCTCTCTCATTTCCGGAACATGCCCTGGAAGGGCAAGAAACTTGTAGTCCTGTTGCCAGTACAAACTCGAACAATCCTCTGCGCTCAGAGTTCAAGGGAATTGGAGAGCGGAGCTCTCCAGGTCTCATGGATTATGCCAGTGGCAGTCATGAGGAATCAGCAGATTGGAGTGCTCCAAGTAGCATGGATCTTACTGATTTCACAGAACAACATGTAGCTGAACGTATTGCAGCATTGCATCCCATTAATATAATGGACAAAACAAGGTGTGACCTTTGCGAGAGGCTTTTGTCCAAGAGATCACCTTGGGGTTCTCGTCGAATTGTCCGCACAGGAGATCTTCCAATTGCTGGTGTGCTTCCATGCTGCCACGTCTATCATGCTGAGTGCTTGGAACGGAGCACCCCGAAAGGGCAGAAGCATGACCCTCCTTGCCCCGTGTGCGATAAGTTGGCTGGTAAAGATACTGAGCAGTGGTCCATTTGCAGGTTAAAAAACGGATTCCCGAGATTAAGATCGCTAGGGGAAGGGCCTTCCCGAGTCTGGAGCTGTGCCCAGGCTGGAGACTGCGTTGCTGCGGCTGTCCAGATACCAAGACCAAGTGGCATTGCATTGTTGGGTCGGAGTGGTCACAGGAGGCATGGCCCTTCAAAGGGAGAATCTGGTAAAGACTGCACTGAGACATGA